A DNA window from Camelina sativa cultivar DH55 chromosome 17, Cs, whole genome shotgun sequence contains the following coding sequences:
- the LOC109129827 gene encoding uncharacterized protein LOC109129827: MDSGDKNSIEETPAYAEPLTPITNGGDSGIIAVSPLCDHYNDQMRIDDSPTTCSDEEIFDSLYQNIFSIALSLQIEESGCGSHTPLSAPCPGAPMKLTKLSRNIDPGFQRKLF, from the coding sequence ATGGACTCGGGAGACAAAAACTCCATCGAAGAAACACCAGCTTACGCGGAACCCCTAACTCCCATCACTAATGGAGGAGACAGTGGAATCATTGCAGTATCTCCACTATGTGACCACTACAATGATCAAATGAGGATTGATGATTCTCCTACTACTTGTTCCGATGAAGAAATCTTCGACTCTTTGTATCAAAACATCTTTAGTattgctctctctctccaaatAGAGGAATCTGGTTGTGGTTCTCACACACCTCTCTCTGCGCCTTGCCCTGGAGCTCCCATGAAGCTTACCAAGTTATCAAGAAACATCGATCCAGGATTCCAAAGGAAACTCTTTTGA
- the LOC104754984 gene encoding uncharacterized protein LOC104754984, which translates to MGTMHRSGAPRRNENAKLIITTILGMVFGFFIGITLPSGSFRKISLPSGLMSSFDVAMSDGKLFSGGRSPEDFGSRQFPKIYVPTNPHGAELLPPGIIVAETDFYLRRLWGEPSEDLKKKPKYLVTFTVGFEQRNNINAAVKKFSEDFQILLFHYDGRTTEWDQFEWSKKAIHISAKKQTKWWYAKRFLHPDVVSAYEYIFIWDEDLGVEHFNAERYIALVKKHGLEISQPGLEPNNGLTWEMTKRRGDQDVHKETKEKPGWCSDPHLPPCAAFVEIMAPVFSREAWRCVWHMIQNDLVHGWGLDFALRRCVEPAHEKIGVVDSQWIIHQVIPSLGSQGESEKGKSPWQGVRERCRNEWTMFQDRVAEADKAYMEQHKVKE; encoded by the exons ATGGGGACTATGCACCGGag cgGTGCTCCTAGAAGAAATGAAAATGCAAAGCTTATCATAACGACAATTTTAGGAAtggtgtttggtttttttattggtaTCACATTACCTTCAGGTTCCTTTAGAAAG ATTAGCTTACCCTCAGGCCTTATGTCATCTTTTGATGTAGCCATGTCAGATGGGAAACTGTTTTCTGGTGGCAGATCACCTGAAGATTTTGGTTCTAGACAGTTTCCTAAG ATATATGTTCCAACTAATCCGCATGGTGCAGAACTACTTCCTCCAGGAATTATTGTGGCAGAAACTGACTTTTACTTGCGCAGATTATGGGGTGAACCTAGTGAA gatttgaagaagaaaccaaagtatCTCGTAACTTTCACAGTTGGGTTTGAGCAGAGGAACAATATTAATGCAGCTGTTAAGAAG TTTTCTGAAGATTTCCAAATCCTACTATTCCATTATGACGGCCGGACAACTGAATGGGACCAGTTTGAGTGGTCTAAAAAAGCGATACATATCAgtgcaaaaaaacaaacaaaatg GTGGTATGCAAAGAGATTTTTGCATCCTGATGTTGTCTCAGCTTAtgagtatatatttatatgggATGAAGATCTTGGAGTCGAGCACTTCAATGCAGAGAG GTACATTGCGTTAGTTAAGAAGCATGGTTTGGAGATTTCTCAACCAGGCTTAGAGCCAAACAACGGACTTACATGGGAAATGACAAAGAGGAGAGGTGACCAAGATGTCCACAA agaaacaaaagaaaaaccagGATGGTGCAGTGATCCACATTTACCTCCATGTGCTGC GTTTGTTGAGATTATGGCACCGGTATTTTCTAGAGAAGCATGGCGATGTGTATGGCATATGATTcag AATGATCTTGTTCATGGATGGGGTCTTGATTTTGCTCTGAGACGATGCGTTGAG CCTGCTCATGAGAAGATAGGTGTGGTAGATTCACAATGGATTATCCATCAAGTGATTCCTTCCCTTGGTAGTCAG GGTGAGTCGGAAAAGGGGAAATCTCCATGGCAGGGG GTGAGAGAGAGATGCAGAAACGAATGGACGATGTTCCAGGACCGCGTAGCAGAAGCAGATAAAGCGTATATGGAACAacacaaagtaaaagaataa
- the LOC104754983 gene encoding uncharacterized protein LOC104754983 gives MNSSGSENMEKETQRGNQSSNRPDASSPPPPSSPSSSIKSTCAICLDEIKKDDGKALFTAECSHTFHFDCITTNVKHGNRICPLCRVQWTQVPLFQGYHPVPRFPAAQVGFEDDEALPQGETQIQSASQRSDHPAVEIKLFPEVSALAKPVSRGDFAALVHLKAEGVSDDERRTRAPLDLIAVLDVSGSMNGVKLQLMKTAMGFVIQNLGETDRLSVISFSSMARRLFPLRLMSDTGKQAAMQAVNSLAATGGTNIAEGLKIGARVIEGRRWKNPVSGMILLSDGQDNHTLSHSRRHLRVRADYESLLPSSCRIPIHTFGFGSDHDAQLMHTISAVSRGTFSFIEAEDVIQDAFAQCIGGLLSVVILEQAVEIECVHEQGLKISSIKAGSYRSRIASDGRSATIDVGDMYAEEQRDFVVILGIPCCDNASSESESMSLLKVRCVYKDPVTEGIVRVEAGELSIQRPMELNKNFFLFFFFILFLKSPEKNKDKKTIKSFFFFFPSVFFYSLN, from the exons ATGAACTCATCAGGAAGCGAAAACATGGAGAAGGAAACTCAACGCGGAAATCAAAGCTCGAACAGACCCGATGCTTCTTCTCCTCCCCCACcgtcttctccttcctcttccaTTAAG AGCACATGTGCGATTTGCTTGGATGAGATTAAAAAGGACGACGGGAAGGCTCTATTTACTGCAGAGTGCTCTCACACGTTTCATTTTGATTGTATAACCACAAACGTGAAACACGGAAACAGGATTTGCCCTTTATGCAGAGTTCAATGGACACAGGTCCCTTTGTTTCAAGGTTACCACCCTGTCCCTCGCTTTCCGGCGGCTCAAGTGggttttgaagatgatgaggcTTTACCTCAGGGAGAGACACAAATCCAGAGTGCTTCTCAACGTTCAGATCATCCAGCCGTAGAGATTAAACTCTTCCCTGAAGTCTCTGCACTGGCCAAACCGGTCAGTCGTGGCGATTTTGCTGCTCTGGTTCATCTTAAGGCTGAGGGTGTGAGCGATGATGAAAGGCGCACTCGTGCTCCCTTGGACCTCATTGCGGTTCTTGATGTGAGTGGTAGCATGAACGGAGTAAAGTTACAGCTTATGAAAACGGCAATGGGTTTTGTGATTCAGAATCTTGGTGAGACTGATAGGCTCTCTGTAATTTCCTTCTCCTCCATGGCTCGTCGACTATTCCCTCTTAGACTGATGTCTGATACGGGGAAGCAAGCGGCGATGCAAGCTGTTAACTCCTTGGCTGCTACAGGCGGGACAAACATTGCAGAGGGGCTCAAGATTGGTGCAAGAGTCATTGAGGGTAGGCGGTGGAAGAACCCTGTTTCTGGAATGATTCTTTTGTCCGACGGACAGGACAATCATACTCTTTCTCATTCCAGGCGCCATCTGAGAGTGAGAGCTGATTACGAGTCTTTGCTTCCGAGTTCTTGCCGGATCCCAATTCATACCTTTGGATTTGGCTCAGATCACGATGCTCAGCTAATGCACACAATTTCAGCAGTCTCTAGAGGCACGTTTTCGTTCATCGAAGCAGAGGATGTGATTCAGGATGCTTTTGCGCAGTGTATCGGAGGGCTTCTCAGCGTAGTGATTCTTGAACAAGCTGTTGAAATCGAATGCGTTCACGAGCAGGGCCTGAAAATATCATCTATAAAAGCAGGAAGCTACAGGAGCCGCATTGCATCAGATGGGAGAAGCGCCACGATCGATGTTGGAGACATGTACGCAGAAGAACAAAGGGACTTCGTGGTGATTCTTGGAATCCCCTGCTGCGACAATGCATCATCTGAATCCGAATCTATGTCGTTGCTGAAGGTCAGATGCGTCTACAAAGATCCTGTTACGGAAGGGATAGTCCGCGTGGAAGCTGGAGAACTAAGCATCCAAAGGCCAATGGAGCtaaataaaaatttttttttatttttttttttcattctttttcttaaatcacctgagaaaaataaagacaaaaaaacaatcaaatctttcttcttcttcttcccctcaGTGTTTTTTTATTCACTAAACTGA